A stretch of the Actinoalloteichus fjordicus genome encodes the following:
- a CDS encoding alpha-hydroxy acid oxidase produces the protein MTGHSDRAVDLADLERLAAALLPAEVRDFIAGGSGTERTLAANRTALDATYVVPRMLAGVEAAATRTSLVDTVAALPLAVAPMAYQRLVHPDGELAAARAAAAAGVPFTVSTLSSRTVEDIAGTDAALWFQLYWLRDRGVVTELVARAEAAGCSALVVTVDVPVMGRRLRDVRNGFALPSSVQAAHLAPGPSGAHDRRAGGSAVADHTGTAFDPTLGWHDLEWLRARTRLPLVVKGVLDPRDAVRCVDLGAAAVVVSNHGGRQLDGALPTALALPRVVEAVGATAEVLVDGGIRSGVDVLRVLALGASGALIGRPILWGLAVDGEHGVARVLRLLGVELEQALLLAGCVDVAAARDLTTHLDSCLP, from the coding sequence CTCCGACCGGGCCGTCGACCTGGCCGACCTGGAACGCCTTGCGGCGGCACTCCTGCCCGCCGAGGTCCGCGACTTCATCGCAGGCGGCAGCGGCACCGAACGAACCCTGGCGGCGAATCGCACGGCGCTGGACGCGACCTACGTCGTTCCCCGGATGCTCGCGGGCGTCGAGGCGGCGGCCACCAGAACGTCGCTCGTGGACACCGTGGCGGCGCTGCCGCTCGCGGTGGCACCCATGGCCTACCAGCGCCTGGTCCACCCGGACGGGGAACTCGCCGCCGCGCGCGCGGCGGCAGCGGCCGGGGTGCCGTTCACGGTCAGCACCCTGAGCAGTCGGACGGTCGAGGACATCGCGGGCACCGACGCCGCGCTGTGGTTCCAGCTGTACTGGCTCCGAGACCGAGGCGTCGTCACGGAGCTGGTGGCGCGGGCGGAGGCCGCAGGCTGTTCGGCGCTCGTCGTGACCGTCGACGTCCCGGTGATGGGCAGGCGGCTGCGCGACGTGCGCAACGGCTTCGCGCTGCCGTCGTCGGTGCAGGCGGCCCACCTTGCCCCTGGCCCGAGCGGGGCACACGACCGGCGAGCAGGCGGCTCTGCGGTCGCCGATCACACGGGGACGGCCTTCGACCCGACGCTCGGCTGGCATGACCTGGAGTGGCTGCGGGCACGCACTCGGCTTCCGTTGGTGGTCAAGGGAGTGCTCGATCCGAGGGATGCCGTGCGGTGCGTCGACCTGGGCGCGGCTGCGGTCGTGGTGTCCAACCACGGTGGACGGCAGCTTGACGGTGCGCTGCCCACTGCGCTGGCGCTGCCTCGTGTCGTCGAGGCGGTGGGTGCGACGGCCGAAGTGTTGGTGGACGGCGGCATTCGCAGCGGTGTCGACGTCCTGCGGGTGTTGGCGCTCGGTGCGAGCGGTGCGTTGATCGGCAGGCCGATCCTGTGGGGGCTGGCTGTCGACGGCGAGCACGGGGTGGCTCGAGTCCTGCGTCTGCTGGGTGTCGAGCTGGAGCAGGCGTTGCTGCTTGCGGGATGTGTCGACGTCGCCGCCGCGCGTGATCTCACGACGCACCTCGATTCCTGTCTGCCCTGA
- a CDS encoding AfsR/SARP family transcriptional regulator: MTEMVDFRLLGPLEVLVRGDQVPIGGPRQRVVLTMLLLNAGRVVSVDSLVETVWGTRPPSSSRTQVAICVSALRKTFRERGVERKLIETAAPGYVLRPEGHRMDTLVFEELVAEARARRGRLAEAVRCYDAALALRRGPVLSNVTGAVPEHAATQWEESLLAAYEEQVELRLQLGEHRLLVAGLVDAVDRHPLRDRLHGLLMTAQYQSGQRVAALETFVRWRRRSIEELGLEPSVELRRLHERILLDEGGPVVDRPPAQLPAATQAFTGRAESLAALDGLAARGGRGGAPPLGLLVGGVGVGKTALAVWWGARNADLFPDGQLFVDLSGHDPRRAPVDPHTALTYLLHALGVPPERVPSPAERPALFRTLVADRRMLLVLDDARDAAQVWPLVPNSPTCQVLVTSRSTLRELVARCGTVPLRLGGLRQDEAVQLVRGIVGAARVGRDPEAVSQLVELCGRLPGALSAAAARLAGKPHWDVPRMVRELRRPAGRLTGFGGGGQRLHDGLASSARRLDPVAAHLYQALGGLPAPELTSWTAEALLGCSAPDADDVLERLVDAHLLEPAVSGADGEARYRLPSLPHAYAAELATAPPPAQAGGSVSGREASSGLRRPATADVT, from the coding sequence ATGACCGAGATGGTGGATTTCCGCTTGTTGGGGCCCTTGGAGGTTCTGGTGCGGGGAGACCAGGTCCCGATCGGAGGTCCGAGGCAGCGGGTGGTGTTGACGATGCTGCTGCTGAATGCGGGTCGGGTGGTGTCGGTGGACAGCCTGGTCGAGACGGTGTGGGGCACGCGGCCGCCGTCGAGCAGTCGGACGCAGGTGGCGATCTGTGTGTCCGCGCTGCGGAAGACGTTCCGGGAGCGCGGGGTCGAGCGGAAGCTGATCGAGACTGCGGCGCCGGGGTATGTGCTGCGGCCGGAGGGGCACCGGATGGACACGCTGGTGTTCGAGGAGTTGGTGGCCGAGGCGCGGGCGCGGCGGGGGCGGCTGGCCGAGGCGGTCCGCTGCTACGACGCGGCGTTGGCGTTGCGGCGTGGACCGGTGCTGTCCAACGTCACCGGGGCGGTGCCGGAGCATGCGGCCACGCAGTGGGAGGAGAGTCTGCTCGCCGCATATGAGGAGCAGGTGGAGCTGCGGCTGCAGCTGGGTGAGCATCGTCTGCTGGTCGCGGGGCTGGTGGACGCGGTGGACCGGCATCCGTTGCGGGACCGGCTGCACGGGTTGTTGATGACGGCGCAGTATCAGTCCGGGCAGCGGGTCGCGGCGTTGGAGACGTTCGTTCGGTGGCGTCGGCGGTCGATCGAGGAGTTGGGGCTGGAGCCGAGCGTGGAGCTGCGGCGGCTGCACGAGCGGATTCTGCTGGACGAGGGGGGGCCGGTGGTGGATCGGCCGCCTGCGCAGCTTCCTGCCGCGACGCAGGCGTTCACCGGTCGGGCGGAGTCGTTGGCGGCGTTGGACGGGTTGGCTGCGCGGGGCGGGCGGGGTGGGGCGCCGCCGCTGGGGTTGTTGGTCGGCGGGGTCGGGGTGGGCAAGACCGCGCTGGCGGTGTGGTGGGGTGCTCGCAATGCCGATCTGTTTCCCGACGGTCAGTTGTTCGTGGATCTGAGTGGGCATGATCCGCGTCGTGCTCCGGTGGATCCGCACACGGCGTTGACGTATCTGCTGCATGCGTTGGGGGTGCCGCCGGAGCGGGTGCCCAGTCCTGCGGAGCGGCCTGCGTTGTTTCGTACGTTGGTGGCGGATCGGCGGATGCTGCTGGTGCTCGACGATGCCCGTGACGCCGCGCAGGTGTGGCCGTTGGTGCCGAACAGTCCGACGTGTCAGGTGTTGGTGACCTCGCGGAGCACGTTGCGTGAGCTGGTGGCGCGGTGTGGGACCGTGCCGTTGCGGCTCGGTGGTCTGCGCCAGGACGAGGCGGTGCAGCTGGTGCGTGGGATCGTCGGGGCTGCGAGGGTGGGGCGTGATCCGGAGGCGGTGTCTCAGCTCGTCGAGTTGTGCGGGCGCCTGCCGGGGGCGTTGTCGGCGGCGGCCGCACGGTTGGCGGGCAAGCCGCATTGGGATGTGCCGAGGATGGTGCGGGAGCTGCGTCGTCCTGCCGGGCGGTTGACCGGGTTCGGTGGTGGGGGGCAGCGGCTGCATGACGGGTTGGCGAGCAGTGCGCGTCGACTGGACCCGGTGGCGGCGCATCTGTATCAGGCGTTGGGTGGTCTGCCTGCTCCGGAGTTGACGAGTTGGACGGCGGAGGCGTTGTTGGGCTGTTCGGCGCCGGATGCCGATGACGTCTTGGAGCGGTTGGTGGACGCGCATCTGTTGGAACCGGCTGTCTCCGGTGCCGATGGCGAGGCTCGGTATCGGCTGCCGAGTCTGCCGCACGCCTATGCGGCGGAGTTGGCGACCGCTCCCCCGCCTGCGCAGGCGGGTGGGTCGGTGAGCGGACGGGAGGCGTCGTCCGGGCTTCGGCGTCCGGCGACCGCCGACGTGACGTGA